A region from the Gammaproteobacteria bacterium genome encodes:
- a CDS encoding glycosyltransferase produces the protein MSLLLTIGLPTFNRAPQLEAQLAWLSMARKVLESQVEVIISDNCSSDETPAVISRWRATHSDHNVRVNRNSFNVGAVRNIVSCIEAAKAPHVWVVGDDDVIGDDAILTVISTLREDPKLALLVLNFSSRNIRSGEVLFERCFDDIHEDRITPDGKGLFEHCLGYRDVGRWGGLALTTALVCRTDLALRALQEWPRGLDNLTVQLFISGFCAREGSFKITKDVHLECIAGTHHFLDNKRVTFSFRTAEMAEAFERLARLGYSPTLCKQKILDRLPEIRQKIRSNLRHWPMPTIKTMARYLAALLRVQWMVAATRFEQPHRPTPTPLHERRIVQRRAPTRSGGRRLSEVSKASTTKKTSERSG, from the coding sequence ATGAGTTTGCTCCTGACCATAGGTCTGCCAACCTTCAACCGCGCGCCACAGTTGGAAGCGCAGCTAGCTTGGTTATCAATGGCGCGCAAAGTATTGGAGTCGCAAGTTGAGGTTATCATCTCCGACAACTGCTCAAGCGACGAAACGCCTGCCGTAATCTCCCGCTGGCGGGCAACTCACAGTGACCACAACGTCAGAGTAAACCGCAATTCGTTCAATGTGGGCGCGGTGCGGAATATCGTTTCATGCATCGAAGCCGCCAAAGCACCTCACGTCTGGGTTGTGGGAGACGATGATGTCATTGGCGATGACGCCATACTTACTGTCATCAGCACTTTGCGAGAAGACCCAAAACTTGCGTTACTCGTGCTCAATTTTTCCAGTCGGAACATTCGCTCAGGCGAGGTTTTGTTCGAGCGCTGCTTTGATGATATTCACGAGGACAGAATTACGCCCGACGGCAAGGGCTTGTTCGAACATTGCCTCGGGTATCGAGATGTTGGTCGCTGGGGCGGCCTGGCGTTGACCACGGCCTTGGTGTGCCGGACGGATTTGGCGCTACGGGCCTTACAGGAATGGCCGAGGGGGCTCGACAATCTCACGGTTCAGCTATTCATCTCGGGCTTCTGCGCTCGCGAGGGCAGCTTCAAGATTACCAAAGACGTGCACCTCGAATGTATCGCGGGAACCCATCACTTTCTCGACAACAAAAGAGTTACGTTCAGTTTTCGCACCGCAGAGATGGCGGAAGCCTTTGAGAGGCTGGCTAGGCTGGGCTATTCACCAACACTGTGTAAACAGAAGATACTCGACCGGCTGCCGGAGATCCGCCAGAAGATACGCAGTAACCTGCGACATTGGCCAATGCCAACCATTAAAACGATGGCGCGTTATCTAGCGGCGCTGCTGCGAGTGCAGTGGATGGTGGCGGCGACACGGTTCGAGCAGCCGCACCGTCCTACGCCCACACCGTTACACGAGCGGCGCATTGTGCAACGCCGGGCGCCAACGCGCTCCGGGGGACGCCGGCTAAGCGAAGTGAGTAAGGCTAGCACTACCAAGAAGACAAGCGAGCGTTCGGGCTAA